tgccctgctggcagcacctgtGCCCTCCTGCCATTATGGGCTTGGGCTGTTCAGGCCAAAGAGGCCGTGCAGTGGGCACAACTGATTTAATTAATGTAAGGGGAAGGGTGGTTTTCCATTATGTAAATCACAGGTCCTGCATACTGCTTATCATAAAATGTAATGCTGTGGGATGGACTGAACTTTGCTTGGATGGGCTGGTTGAGCTTGGCTGTTGTTTCCCTCATAACATGGGAATGATGTCTTCAACAAAGCATTTTTATGCCAGATAAGGTAAAAGGCTGTTAAGAAGCCCATCCTGCAGAGATGAGGTAGTGCTTTTCATCATACCAATTTCTTCTCCCCCAGCAAGGCTGACAGCATAAAactccctcccagggcaggtgTTGGGCACTCATACAGGGGCCTGAAGCTACTCCTGCCTAAGGAGGCACAGCTGGCGCAGTCAGGAACAGGACCAAAGAAGCAACCATGTCATTGGAAGGGGCCACAAACCATCAAAAGACCCCCAAAGAAAACCCCTCCCTGGGGGAACTACTGGGGCATTCCCACATAAACCTGAATGTATATAGGCTGTCAAACTCTTTGTTGTTTGGGTGCTGGCCCCAACAGATCAAGACTGCCCTGATGACTCCAACCATGGACATCAAAATTGCAACAATCAAGTATTTTTGCAGATCCATGAGCAGTGACATCTTTCCTCCCCACTATCTACTCTGGTCCTTCCcatctctttctttcttctcctcatATACTTTCTTTGTCATATTTTTATAATTGTAtagagaagaaacaaaatggCTCCTTTCCAGTGCTAccaatttgttttaaaataaacttgCCTCAAAAATGTACACTGGTAATTCAGTGTCATTTTACTCTAATACACCCCAAAGGATCTATTGACAAGAACTTCAGTTTCCCTGCTTAAGGGGTTGGTTGTAACACTAAGCTAGGAAGTAGTACacattaaaatattcagaataataggcatttattttcagtactattttcattaaatattggTATAATATATCCATGTCTGaggtaataaattaaaaataaactcaaGATTTCAGTCCCATATTTGTGCTGCATATTTTTTTCTACCATTATACATAATTTTGAAGCAAACACACACAGTCTGTAATTCTGAATGCAGCTAGGAATATTGTTTTACACAGTCACTTTTTGTTTCACTATAATTTTGCTGAGAATGGTTATTGCATGATACACTTTTATAGACGTTTTAGTTATACTAGAGTTTTCTATTAGATCACACATATCATAATCATAGGAAAATGGGCATGAAGATGTGCTTTGAGCCAAGGATGGCAAATACTGAATCAGTGATAGCACATACTGCAGCATTATTGTCTGCCTTCACTAGAGCCCAGATCCAGCAAAGCCATTTCAGTGTGTGCTTAGTTTTAGACATGAGTCATTTCAGTGTCATCCATGGCCTTAATTTTTGCTGAATCAAGGACTAGCCAAATCTGTAGAACTGAATTAATAGACTTCTTTAACTGTGTGTTATTTGAAAACAGGTTTGCTGGTTTCATATTTTGTAAGATATTTTGTAATGACCCCTGTAAGATTGTTCGTATCAGTGAAGCACCCATGAAAGTTTCTAACCTGGTTCATAAATACACTATGAAAAAATAAGCAGCTACAATGACTCTCTTCTACACATTTTGTTAAAAGTAACACCTGGTTTGAAAAGttattaaagtaattttttccatggtaaaatatatttaaaaaaataaactcttaATTTAATCATCTTCCATCAAACATATAAGCATGTTAAAGGGCGGGGCATAATTCAGgtattttcatttataaatgCAAGAGATTGAGTGTGTCAATCTTTTGCACTTAAATGCTGGTGGTAGTAAGGCCCTTTCAGCTAAGTCTTCATCAAGCCCAACATCAGTGAgctaaataaacaaacaaacacaaattttGCTTGCATATAACTTTTTCATAatcctgaattaaaaaaaaaaatcctccctgCTTAGAAAAGAACTCTTATTTAACTGCTGCCATTAAGAAGTATACCTCACTTCCATGTTAAGTTTAATCAGTGATTCTGAATGCAAAGGATTTAAACACTCACTAAAATTGCTGTGGCATGCCATTAGACTCTTAATGTTCATAAATTGTGCTAATTCCATTTCAATCAGGAAGCTATAGTTTAGAGTTAGAGCTAATGGTTTGTCTTAGTGTTAAAGGTCTATTTCCACCAGATTTCCTTTATTCTATTTTGCAAATGACTGCCAGTGCTTATGATGTGATCCTGAAAGACCGTTTGGTGTTATTACCAGAAGCGATAGTCCGTGAGAAAACTCTCCATGCTCATGCAGTGAGTTGCATTGCTGGGGGAGGGACCGAGGCCAGCGCTCCCGGGCCTGCCCTCAGTACTCCACCGAGCTCACCATGGCCATGGGCTCGTCAAACGTCGCCAGCCGGATCTGCTTGGGCGTGGGGATGGAGAGCATCTCCCCGGGCTCCGCCGGAGAGTGAATGCCATTGTCCATCATGCTGGACACCTCCTCCTCGTGGTCCTCGTACAGCGTGTTGATGTGCAGCAAGGGGTGGGCTGGgttgcagctcagagcaggagcgGGCTCTGGCTTGACCTGGTTCAGAGCCAcgctggtggcagcagcagtggtggctATGTGGTTGTGGTTGCACGTGACAAAAGCCGCAGCCGCGGGCACAGTTCTGCATGCCTCGGATGAGTACAGGATCTCTTTTGCAGGGTGAGGGGTGTCTACAAGAGAACAAAACACACAGATGAAGGACAGGTAGTCTCCCACCATTCCAGTCCATCAGCGAGGAGTGTCCTGAACCAATAAAAGGCATTGGCAGTCTCGccactgatttcagtgggatCAGAAGAGGATCCCAAGTGGAATTTTCTTGGGACCCTTTGAGAAATCCAAACAGGACTGTTTGAAAACAACAGGGTCGTAAGCTCAGGGAAACAGGACAAACAAGAAGTGGGGTTTCTAAATCTCACTCTTTTTTATGCATGCTCATGCTTCCTTATGTGAATGATATTTTtgtaaaatgaaggaaaaaaataccaaaacaacTGAAAAGTATATTTATTCCCCTCCTAGCCTGGTCAGTGTTTTTTAAACAGTATGATTTAATGTTTTGACAAATGCAATGACTATTGAAATCCACAGGATGCAATACAAAAGGCATTGATATTTTCAATGGGAAAAACCAGTGGTTACACATTGTAAGCCACTTGTCTTTAGAAAGAACTCAGCAATTTGTCATGAACTGAAGTCTCTTTCCAGAATTTATAAGTCTGCCTTACCTGATGGACTGCAATGTAGGTCTAACTCAAAAACAAAGTTgaaattttttaatgtgaataGGGAGTCACAGAGCCTCAAAACTCCAGTAATTATTTTTTGCCCTTAAAATATTCAAGTACTAATTTAGATTAAGGTAATTGAACCAGAAAACCCCAGAAGTTTTGAGGAGTTGAAATCAGAGCAGGTGACTGGATAAAGAATGCTGTAGAATAGCTCACATGCACATTGGGGAGTTGGAGGACTCTAAGGAGCATAGGGATTTGGAAGTGACAGAAACTTTTATACCTCAAATCACTTCTTTGCTGGGCAGTGGGGTGACGGTAGAGGTCAGTCTGTCGAAGCCCAGAGGGAGGTCTTAGCTTGTAATGAGATGAGAGCCATTGCTTTAAGTACGTACAGATTTTTCTGTAACTTCAACTGCATTGTGCTTCTTTCTTATGTCAGTAgcttacaaaaataaacaagaagatATCTCTCTATCAGTTTATTTACTGATCTATCACTTTTTGTAATGTTCAAATGGCTTTCCTCATCATCCTAGTTCATAGCAATTACTTATATTTTTGAAACACTCCCTTGAGTTAGGAAAGGGACAGGCTTTACAGGACCCACAGGgaactgaggcacagaaagaGCATCTCCTGTGAGGCCACATGGGAAGGGAAAGGCAGAAATCCTGAATCCCTGACCAGCACCCACACTTCAGAACATCCATCCTCTGGTCCACATAGCACACAGGGCAATTTAAAGTGTGCGTGAAGAACAATGTCAACAAGCTGAGTTTCAATTTTCTGGGTGAAAAACATATGACAACCCCTGAAAGTTGGTAGTCCAAGAGATCTTTTTTCCACAGGCAGCTTTAAGTGCCATTAATAGTCTCCCACACACCCCTAAGGGGCTGTTACTGTTCAGGGTACTGTCATCTACCATGGCAGTTTCCGTATGACTTGAAAATAAGGCAGGTTTGAAATGTGCCAGGTGCTGGTGGAGCAGGAAGGGTATCATGGAAGCCAAATGCTCCTCATTTCCTTGGCAGAGCATGCCCACATTTGTAGTTGTGAAAACCTGCTTACATTTGAAAGATTACCCACACCAACTGCCTGCAGCCTGTTTTGTACATCTCTACCTGGAATAATCCTTACCCTCCATACAGTTGTTTAAGAGAGAGAACCTCTATTTCTGAGACCTGCAAACCTTGAGATTACCAGCTATCCCCAAATCTAGCAAGGCAGGTCAAACAGTTTCAATAAACTCTGAGTTCCTTAAGATTGCTATGTAAATTATGGCCTGTGGAGGTGGTATGGGCATTATGGCATACTGTACCTTTGAGAGAGGAGGTAACATGCACTACAACATTctcttcctggtttaaaaatccaccCTCTTGGCTTTTTGATGTAGGCATCGAGGGCATGGCTTGAACCTCTGGCTTGGGTTTTTTGCTACTGAGTATATATGGATGAACATCCAAGGAAAAGTGCCGTGTGTGCTTTTTGTCACTGCTTGTGCTTGGGATGGCATTTGGCTCGCTCTTGTGAGCGGATGATTGCTGTGAGGTCTTTGCAGCAGACTCCAACAGAGGAGCGATAAGGCTGTCGGTCGCTGTTTTTCTCCGCACGGGCTTGGGCTTATCAGGCTTGTGGTTCTCCACCTTCATGATGGCTAACTGCTCCTTGaatggctggggaaggggattGGTGGTCGGGATCCATTTCATCTTCTTCCTTGGCCTCTTAATGATGAGCTGTTCATTGGCATCAATGTCTGCTGGATCAACGCTTGGGTCTATGGTCTGGATCCCTGAATCCCGCATGGTTGGAGTGGCGTCGTGGTTGGACTGGGCCAGCGCCGCGAGCAGCTGGCGCACCACGTTGTCGTACATCAGATCGCTCTCATTTGTAATGAAATCCAGACGGTTCAATGACTTAATGTGGTCCCTATTTTCATTACAAAACATGGCCAAAATATTAATATCACAAAACTGGGACTTCTGCCACTGTTTCTTGGTTTTTATTCCGACTTTGTTCAGTTTATCAAATATGAAGTTAGACTTGCGGAATATGAAGAGGTGAATCAAGTTGATGAGGATTATCAAGTTCATGAAGCAGAGGAGAACGATATCCACACCAGCAATAATCCGCTGGAGCTGGACAGATGGCAGTTTACAGTTCACTCTGATGTGCAATTTGGAGCTGCTCGTTTTGTCTGGAGGCTCACCTAGTGCACACGTAAATTCATTTTGCTTCTGTGTAGCATAGTAGGTGGATAAGTATGTGATTGGTATGATGCTTAAAAAGATGATGAACAGATGTCTTGCAAGGTAAAGCTTAGCTAAAAAGTTACTTCGTCCTCTTCTTTCCAGATATTTCTCAAACAAGTTCTGCTcggggcttttttccttttctgcattctcaatgatttctcttttctctctctcggTTATCCCTGGGCCTTTGGACTGAATCTGTTTCTCTATTTTTGGTGCCCGCCCTTCAGCTGCACGGTGGTAGCAGTTATCGATCTCCTGAAGCAAAAAATTAAGCTCCGAAGTCAGTCGAGTGGAGGCCAGAaattcccagcccagagctggaatgtACATTATCCCAGCAAAAGCCAGCAGTGCATAAGGTAGGAACTTATGCTCAAACAAGGAGGGCCAGTGGCTGGCATCAACTCCTGGCAAGGCATCTTTTAATTCTGTCCAACAATATCCTCTGGCATACAAGGCTTGATCGCGGGTGAAGTTGTGTGGTGTGTAACAGTATATTGGCTCCTCTGTATAACAGAGAGAAAAGTCACTGCTGTGCATTTAACCTACAAAAGGGGctctggaaaataaacatttcaaattatatcaattttattttactgtatcTTCACATGACCATTAAGCCCTCCACATCCATTAGCCAGCTCAGGTTGAACACATCCTCACAAGCCCTACGGCAAAACTATTTACCTGAAAGTTTTAGAATGACCCTGAGTCAGAAATGTCAGcaagaaatacatattttggtTTAATGACTTCTCTGAAAACAATATCCTGAGCAACTGTGACGTGAACTCTGTAAAGCTAAAAGACCTGATATTCACTACAAAGCCAGTAGCTGAGGATGTTCCATGCAAATGCTGAAAATTATATGAAATTTAAGGTTTATCCCAGCTAAGAATTCTTCTATACAGAAATAAGTTAGATGTAGCTTAAGGTaatgtttttaataattattaacaAAGTCAACTCATTTgatatgagagaaaaaaaaatgaaaatcaagacaCACAAAGATTTAGTCAACTGTATCCCTCTCAGCTAATATTCTTGAATAAAAATGTGACTGACCAGGACAGAATCTAGTGTGTCAACTATTCATTGGTATGAAAATTAAAGTCTACATTTGAAACTGTAACTTTGATATTTTTACACAATGTGTGATTAAATGCAACTTGCCCTCAGACTGTATTACGGAAGAAACAGATACTGGGGATCAAGAAAGAAATCAGACAAAGTAATAGGAGAGAAAGTATAGCAAGGATTAGTAAATTCACAGTGATGCAATTTTTCTCTCAGGAAATATTTCAGTCATAGTCTGCTGGAGGACAGAAAGGGTTTGTCAAAGGAAATTACACCACCTACTTGTCTATTTTAACACTCCTTCTAAACATTTGTATTTTACCATCATCATCAGAATGTTGAGATAAAGGTCCTGACCCAGTAGATAAATTATGTTCTTACATGATCATTTTTTTCTAGCAATacatgaaagagagaaaaaacttGTGAAATGTAAAGCAGCATTAATTCCCCAAAGAACAACGACCATTATGAAGACGTCCTATTCAAAGAGGAAGACCATGTTTTCATGTTTTGACAGGTAGAACAAAGAGAATATATTTTAGAGTGTTCTGGTACACCTTTAAAAAACTTCCCAGAATGATGCCCATAGGAAAAGGCATGCTCTCTTGACTTGAGAATTGCTCAAGAACACCAAGCCTGCTCTGGCTCTGAATAAAGTTTACAATCCAGATCAAGAAGAGCTCCCTGGAAGAGCATGGTGACACTGTTCtcttaataataaaaatgaaaaaaaaatttatattgaCAACAACAAatagaatattaaaaattaatagacAGGCAAATCCCACTAATCTTTGGCTTAACAAATGACTCCTACTTGACCAGTTACTTTTCACATGTGAGCACAGCTAAATGCTGTGTTAACAGTTCTTTGGTGTCGAGGTACAAACCTCTTCTGTGACCTAGAGAGA
This region of Ammospiza caudacuta isolate bAmmCau1 chromosome 5, bAmmCau1.pri, whole genome shotgun sequence genomic DNA includes:
- the PANX2 gene encoding pannexin-2 gives rise to the protein MQHIIDNHPDMATALLAGEKLKELILPGQQDDKAGALAALLLQLKLELPFDRVVTIGTVLIPILLVTLVFTKNFAEEPIYCYTPHNFTRDQALYARGYCWTELKDALPGVDASHWPSLFEHKFLPYALLAFAGIMYIPALGWEFLASTRLTSELNFLLQEIDNCYHRAAEGRAPKIEKQIQSKGPGITEREKREIIENAEKEKSPEQNLFEKYLERRGRSNFLAKLYLARHLFIIFLSIIPITYLSTYYATQKQNEFTCALGEPPDKTSSSKLHIRVNCKLPSVQLQRIIAGVDIVLLCFMNLIILINLIHLFIFRKSNFIFDKLNKVGIKTKKQWQKSQFCDINILAMFCNENRDHIKSLNRLDFITNESDLMYDNVVRQLLAALAQSNHDATPTMRDSGIQTIDPSVDPADIDANEQLIIKRPRKKMKWIPTTNPLPQPFKEQLAIMKVENHKPDKPKPVRRKTATDSLIAPLLESAAKTSQQSSAHKSEPNAIPSTSSDKKHTRHFSLDVHPYILSSKKPKPEVQAMPSMPTSKSQEGGFLNQEENVVVHVTSSLKDTPHPAKEILYSSEACRTVPAAAAFVTCNHNHIATTAAATSVALNQVKPEPAPALSCNPAHPLLHINTLYEDHEEEVSSMMDNGIHSPAEPGEMLSIPTPKQIRLATFDEPMAMVSSVEY